One region of Malania oleifera isolate guangnan ecotype guangnan chromosome 6, ASM2987363v1, whole genome shotgun sequence genomic DNA includes:
- the LOC131157363 gene encoding uncharacterized protein LOC131157363 has protein sequence MDSQNSQRDMRSPSAATTSPVSSCRKKKSEDATFLEDVKDHIDDFIHASMDEHKTCFKKSIQKMFGMSKIVAERNSELNEVESVLPLQTTISK, from the exons ATGGACTCCCAAAACAGTCAACGTGATATGAGATCCCCATCTGCTGCCACTACATCACCCGTTAGTTCATGTCGGAAGAAGAAGTCTGAGGATGCCACCTTCTTGGAAGATGTAAAAGATCATATTGATGATTTTATCCATGCTTCCATGGATGAACACAAAACTTGCTTTAAGAAAAGCATTCAGAAG ATGTTTGGGATGTCAAAGATTGTTGCAGAAAGGAATTCTGAACTTAATGAAGTTGAAAGTGTTCTGCCCCTTCAAACAACAATATCCAAGTAA